A window from Citrus sinensis cultivar Valencia sweet orange chromosome 5, DVS_A1.0, whole genome shotgun sequence encodes these proteins:
- the LOC127902298 gene encoding secreted RxLR effector protein 161-like translates to MAHVPYASVVGSLMYVVVCTRPDISQAVSMVSRYMHNPAKNHWLAVKWILRYLYGTIDVGLLFKKDCGQQCVGYCDSDFAGDLDKRRSTTKYVLTLGGGPVSWRSMLQSTIALSTTEAEYTAATEDVKAAICLKGLLGDSGVIQENIAVFYDNQMGYTDSDFKSDRDSRKSTSGYVFALGSGAISWMSVKQSCITDSITKAEYVATSEAAKEAIWLCKFLRNLEVVPVIEEDLDAFVVSVQKRPAVMNDNLMKETTRNCI, encoded by the exons ATGGCTCATGTTCCATATGCTAGTGTTGTGGGTAGTCTTATGTATGTTGTGGTATGCACAAGGCCCGATATATCTCAAGCAGTGAGCATGGTTAGTAGATACATGCACAATCCGGCTAAAAATCACTGGCTTGCAGTAAAGTGGATTCTCCGATATTTGTATGGAACAATTGATGTTGGGTTATTGTTCAAGAAGGATTGTGGTCAACAATGTGTGGGGTATTGCGATTCTGATTTCGCTGGAGACCTAGATAAGCGAAGATCAACAACGAAATACGTATTGACATTGGGTGGAGGTCCGGTTAGCTGGAGGTCGATGCTACAATCGACAATTGCTTTGTCCACTACGGAAGCAGAGTATACGGCAGCAACTGAAGATGTAAAGGCAGCTATCTGTTTGAAAGGCTTGTTAGGTGATTCGGGAGTAATTCAAGAGAACATTGCTGTCTTTTATGATAACCAAA TGGGTTATACTGATTCTGACTTTAAGTCAGATAGGGATTCCAGAAAATCTACTTCTGGCTATGTGTTTGCATTGggaagtggagctattagttggatgagtgtgaaacaatcttgtatcACAGACTCAATAACTaaagctgaatatgtggctacatctgaagctgcaaaagaagctaTATGGCTCTGCAAGTTCCTACGAaatcttgaggtggtacctgtt ATTGAGGAGGATTTGGATGCATTTGTGGTAAGCGTGCAGAAGAGGCCTGCTGTAATGAATGACAACTTGATGAAGGAGACAACACGAAACTGCATTTAG